One segment of Gordonia terrae DNA contains the following:
- a CDS encoding DNA/RNA non-specific endonuclease — translation MKILMRGAMIALFLVVALVTPVHAANAVPTGCSDRDIAQGNAEARSLNARIAAHNSKPRQFRIPEQQLQATAYQAEANRLNTERAALVAWANGCRVHLRGMGPGSGGPHRPSTPPPPQRPGTPAPSVTNPTPGYPAPQRYPYNDKISSDRTDRTTLTRTTRFRDGGEVNLTRMQGRAATGMNAAITPNMLRTGTPSTRSVTPPGYRPGLERGHLLANRLGGLGGDARNIVALSNAANTRMRVLENRIARVVARGEAVHYSVTPIYGNGYSRPPTDIAVGAFGVRGGIAHFEIIPNVR, via the coding sequence ATGAAGATATTGATGCGTGGGGCGATGATCGCCCTCTTTCTCGTCGTCGCACTTGTCACGCCGGTCCATGCGGCGAATGCGGTACCGACCGGATGCAGTGACCGCGACATCGCGCAGGGAAATGCCGAGGCCCGGTCACTGAACGCTCGCATCGCGGCGCACAACTCCAAGCCGAGACAGTTCCGGATTCCGGAGCAACAACTACAGGCCACCGCCTACCAGGCCGAGGCCAATCGACTGAACACCGAACGTGCGGCTCTCGTCGCCTGGGCCAACGGGTGCCGCGTACACCTGCGGGGAATGGGCCCCGGCTCCGGCGGTCCGCACCGGCCGAGCACTCCCCCACCGCCGCAGCGGCCGGGCACCCCGGCGCCGTCGGTCACCAATCCGACGCCGGGTTACCCGGCGCCACAGCGCTACCCGTACAACGACAAGATCTCGAGCGACCGCACCGACCGGACGACCCTCACGCGGACCACCCGATTCCGAGACGGCGGCGAAGTCAACCTGACACGGATGCAGGGTCGCGCGGCGACCGGTATGAACGCCGCCATCACTCCGAACATGCTGCGGACCGGCACTCCGAGTACGCGCTCCGTCACTCCGCCGGGTTACCGGCCGGGCCTGGAACGCGGACACCTGCTCGCCAACCGGCTCGGCGGTCTCGGCGGCGACGCCCGGAACATCGTGGCCCTGAGCAATGCGGCCAACACCCGCATGCGGGTCCTCGAGAATCGCATCGCTCGTGTCGTCGCAAGGGGCGAAGCCGTCCACTACAGTGTGACCCCGATCTACGGGAACGGGTACAGCCGTCCGCCCACCGACATCGCCGTCGGCGCATTCGGCGTCCGGGGCGGTATCGCTCATTTCGAGATCATCCCGAACGTGAGGTGA
- a CDS encoding DUF6790 family protein, whose product MVFFLIQLALMIIGAVVHILVDRSVRRRTLGRAAELVLLWILVPGGAFGILAGIGHVGPNAPEIAEGIGPDFIPSMFQWELGWNDIAVGVLGVLCFRVANRGGWLDAAVWALAISYGGDLAGHISQYYIHDNTATNNVWAIPAEIYIVGAVVIAWFVYRRTTPRSVAVRGPDAARGVDETETTSIS is encoded by the coding sequence ATGGTGTTCTTTCTGATTCAGCTGGCGCTGATGATCATCGGCGCCGTGGTGCACATACTGGTGGACCGATCGGTGCGGCGACGCACTCTCGGCCGCGCAGCCGAACTCGTGCTGCTCTGGATTCTCGTACCCGGAGGTGCGTTCGGCATCCTCGCCGGCATCGGGCACGTCGGACCGAACGCGCCCGAGATCGCCGAAGGCATCGGACCGGATTTCATTCCGTCGATGTTCCAGTGGGAACTCGGGTGGAACGACATCGCCGTGGGCGTCCTCGGCGTGCTCTGCTTCCGCGTGGCCAACCGTGGCGGATGGCTCGACGCCGCTGTCTGGGCGCTGGCGATCAGCTACGGCGGAGACCTCGCCGGGCACATCTCGCAGTACTACATCCACGACAACACCGCGACGAACAACGTCTGGGCGATTCCCGCCGAGATCTACATCGTCGGCGCGGTCGTCATCGCATGGTTCGTCTACCGACGAACAACCCCCCGCAGCGTCGCGGTCCGAGGACCTGACGCGGCGAGGGGTGTCGACGAGACGGAGACGACCTCGATCAGCTGA
- a CDS encoding TetR/AcrR family transcriptional regulator, translated as MTTRRRARSPRGSGEILAEEIIEAAGELLVENGDDTAMSIRAVANRVGVTPPSIYLHFADKEALLDAVCARYFERLDDEMAAASEGIDDAFERALNQGMAYVRFAVATPVLYRVAFGKPTPEGHPSKVDEVLAASAYSRFVATVTELADLGVFDPAEIADIVLEFWAAAHGIASLMLAKPGLAWGDDFARAESMLTAMFLGRAALGTGDGSDPTAVHGRLRALREGVN; from the coding sequence GTGACGACACGCAGACGAGCGAGATCACCACGCGGATCGGGGGAGATCCTCGCCGAGGAGATCATCGAGGCCGCCGGTGAGTTGCTGGTGGAGAACGGCGACGACACCGCGATGTCGATCCGCGCGGTCGCCAACCGTGTGGGGGTCACGCCGCCGTCGATCTATCTGCACTTCGCCGACAAGGAGGCGCTCCTCGACGCGGTGTGCGCTCGGTATTTCGAGCGCCTCGACGACGAGATGGCCGCCGCGTCGGAGGGCATCGACGACGCCTTCGAACGAGCGCTGAACCAGGGGATGGCGTACGTCCGATTCGCCGTCGCCACGCCGGTTCTCTATCGCGTGGCGTTCGGCAAACCCACTCCCGAAGGGCATCCGTCGAAGGTCGACGAGGTGCTCGCCGCCAGTGCGTACTCCAGGTTCGTCGCCACGGTGACCGAGCTGGCCGACCTCGGCGTGTTCGACCCCGCGGAGATCGCGGACATCGTCCTCGAGTTCTGGGCCGCGGCCCACGGCATCGCCTCGTTGATGCTCGCCAAACCGGGCCTCGCATGGGGCGACGACTTCGCGCGGGCGGAGTCCATGCTGACCGCGATGTTCCTCGGCCGGGCCGCGCTCGGGACCGGGGACGGCTCGGATCCGACCGCCGTCCACGGCCGGTTACGGGCGCTGCGCGAGGGCGTGAACTGA
- a CDS encoding oxygenase MpaB family protein, which translates to MDAAAVTGARNWEAVRERHPVIVERLEAGLMQGDPLADAVIAEARERGISFSTLVTLLEERDADTASDPDHLEMPVSMVHLLQVASTPPPWFDAAWAEAGARAWWRFGTLQSSTLYQSLIYGFKAQGFVRPLVATGRLGSGTRDRVESTARWVADATAPGSMLPGRPGWVATLRIRLLHAYIRDILRHPPGGGASGQDGRGWDEDEWGAPINQTYSVMTISCGFLALPLVVARDFGIHYSSAEREAITHLWRWIGWVIGVDDDLLPPTHDAATELFAVAGEFELQPDDSAKVLIKALLREGYDLPRVVHGAAPVPVPGLLVSAVDALTRPLLMSSFSAISTRWVERPVARRMGLRRTPLHHLVDVARPAVRLREIVRATGLLGSESTVIERELRTVRRGLGMPQPAEATLTA; encoded by the coding sequence ATGGACGCGGCAGCGGTGACCGGGGCACGCAATTGGGAGGCCGTCCGAGAACGGCATCCCGTTATCGTCGAGCGTCTCGAGGCGGGTCTGATGCAGGGCGACCCGCTTGCCGACGCGGTGATCGCCGAGGCCCGGGAGCGGGGCATCTCGTTCTCCACCCTGGTCACGCTGCTGGAAGAGCGCGACGCCGACACGGCATCCGATCCCGACCATCTCGAGATGCCGGTTTCGATGGTGCATCTGCTGCAGGTCGCGAGCACCCCACCGCCGTGGTTCGATGCCGCCTGGGCCGAGGCCGGCGCCCGCGCGTGGTGGCGCTTCGGGACCCTGCAGTCGTCGACGCTGTACCAGTCGCTGATCTACGGGTTCAAGGCCCAGGGTTTCGTCCGTCCGCTCGTCGCCACGGGCCGACTGGGATCGGGGACTCGAGATCGGGTCGAGTCGACGGCGCGCTGGGTCGCCGACGCGACGGCTCCCGGTTCGATGCTCCCGGGTCGTCCCGGTTGGGTTGCGACACTGCGTATTCGGCTCCTGCACGCCTACATCCGCGACATTCTGCGACACCCACCCGGAGGAGGGGCGTCGGGACAGGACGGCCGGGGCTGGGACGAAGACGAGTGGGGCGCGCCGATCAACCAGACGTACTCGGTGATGACCATCTCGTGCGGCTTCCTGGCCCTACCCCTCGTCGTCGCACGAGATTTCGGCATCCACTACAGCAGCGCCGAGCGGGAGGCGATCACCCATCTCTGGCGCTGGATCGGCTGGGTCATCGGCGTCGATGACGACCTGCTGCCGCCGACGCATGACGCGGCCACTGAGTTGTTCGCTGTGGCAGGAGAATTCGAACTGCAACCCGACGACTCGGCCAAGGTCCTGATCAAGGCATTGCTCCGCGAGGGCTACGACCTCCCGCGCGTCGTGCACGGTGCCGCCCCGGTACCGGTACCCGGGCTGCTGGTCTCCGCGGTGGATGCGCTGACGCGGCCGCTGCTGATGTCGTCGTTCTCGGCCATCAGCACCCGGTGGGTGGAGCGGCCGGTCGCCCGGCGGATGGGTCTGCGCCGGACGCCGCTGCATCATCTCGTCGATGTCGCGCGTCCCGCCGTCCGGTTACGCGAGATCGTGCGGGCGACCGGACTGCTCGGATCGGAGTCGACGGTGATCGAACGCGAACTGCGCACCGTCCGACGCGGACTGGGGATGCCGCAACCGGCAGAAGCGACCTTGACCGCCTAA
- a CDS encoding TetR/AcrR family transcriptional regulator codes for MTSASAPAKPMRADARRNYDKVVATAAEAFRESGIDTSLDDIAKRAGVGAGTLYRHFPSREALVAAAMRQDTAALVESARADDEQRDPGERLVEWVRALARHVGAYQGLPEIIIASAGDPESPLYTSCADLRVAGADVLGAAQRSGGIRADLTVDELFTLANMIALGRNCVESQRLLELVVEGISGPGM; via the coding sequence ATGACCAGCGCGTCCGCGCCGGCGAAACCGATGCGAGCCGATGCTCGGCGCAACTACGACAAGGTCGTCGCGACGGCGGCAGAGGCATTTCGTGAGTCGGGAATTGACACGTCGCTCGATGACATCGCCAAACGTGCCGGCGTCGGCGCCGGCACGTTGTACCGCCACTTCCCGTCTCGCGAGGCGCTCGTCGCGGCCGCGATGCGACAGGACACCGCCGCCCTCGTGGAGTCTGCGCGCGCCGACGACGAGCAGCGGGACCCCGGCGAGCGTCTCGTCGAGTGGGTCCGGGCGCTCGCGCGCCACGTCGGGGCGTATCAGGGTCTGCCCGAGATCATCATCGCGTCGGCGGGCGACCCCGAAAGTCCGCTCTACACCAGTTGCGCCGACCTCCGCGTGGCCGGTGCGGACGTCCTCGGCGCCGCCCAGCGGTCCGGTGGAATCCGCGCCGATCTCACCGTCGACGAACTCTTCACGCTCGCCAACATGATCGCGTTGGGCCGTAATTGCGTTGAGTCGCAGCGACTCCTGGAACTCGTGGTCGAGGGGATCAGCGGGCCCGGTATGTGA
- a CDS encoding MFS transporter: MSQTTDRVAPEAGSDTGGSTIDRRTWIGLVVVVASQLMVILDGTIVTVALPRIRDDLGFSEVSQSWVMNAYVLAVGGLLLLGGRLGDLIGRRRALLYGIALFTAASLLGGLATSAWMLLIARVLQGVGAALAAPTALGLIVANFPPGPDRARAISWFSLGAASGGALGLLLGGVLTEQLSWHWVMLVNVPIGVAILIAAPFTVDETPRQPGHLGLWDTLLSAAGVAAVVFGFIRASEVSWADPLTIASLAVGASTLTAFAIRQRRTSHPLLPPRLVNSARRAAPFVVMLLLPGAMMGMFTFTTLHLQDVMGYSVVASGFAFLPFMVLNIGLTVTGITARLVAHFGAAPVLMAGLSLAIAGLVWLSFVGPDSTFAAAILAPSMIMGAGIGLSVVPANVLIVDNSPAADAGAASGLMQALLQVGGALGLATLMTVFGPLQRSDPSGTATGTTILVGSSFATVALLVLVVAYRPRRAAAA, from the coding sequence ATGTCCCAGACCACCGATCGCGTCGCTCCCGAGGCAGGTTCTGACACCGGAGGGTCGACGATCGACCGCCGCACCTGGATCGGACTGGTCGTCGTGGTGGCGAGCCAGCTGATGGTGATCCTCGACGGCACGATCGTCACCGTCGCGCTCCCCCGCATCCGCGACGACCTGGGTTTCAGCGAGGTGTCTCAGTCCTGGGTGATGAACGCCTACGTGCTGGCGGTGGGTGGCCTGCTGCTGCTCGGCGGCCGCTTGGGCGACCTGATCGGACGGCGTCGCGCGCTGCTCTACGGCATCGCCCTGTTCACCGCGGCCTCGCTCCTCGGCGGACTCGCCACCAGCGCGTGGATGCTTCTCATCGCTCGCGTCCTGCAGGGCGTGGGAGCCGCGCTCGCCGCACCCACCGCCCTGGGACTGATCGTCGCCAACTTTCCGCCCGGTCCCGATCGCGCCCGGGCCATCAGCTGGTTCTCCCTGGGTGCCGCCTCGGGCGGAGCGCTCGGCCTGCTGCTGGGCGGCGTACTCACCGAACAGCTGTCGTGGCACTGGGTGATGCTGGTCAACGTCCCGATCGGGGTGGCGATCCTCATTGCCGCACCGTTCACCGTCGATGAGACACCCCGGCAGCCCGGTCACCTGGGTCTCTGGGACACCCTGCTGTCCGCGGCGGGTGTCGCGGCGGTCGTCTTCGGCTTCATCCGCGCCTCCGAGGTCTCCTGGGCCGACCCGCTGACCATCGCTTCTCTCGCCGTCGGCGCATCGACACTCACCGCGTTCGCGATCAGACAGCGTCGTACGAGCCATCCCCTGCTGCCGCCCCGATTGGTGAACTCGGCGCGCAGGGCCGCACCGTTCGTGGTGATGCTGCTCTTGCCCGGGGCGATGATGGGCATGTTCACCTTCACGACCCTGCACCTACAGGACGTGATGGGTTACAGCGTCGTCGCGTCCGGGTTCGCGTTCCTGCCGTTCATGGTTCTCAACATCGGATTGACGGTCACCGGGATCACCGCCCGTCTCGTCGCGCACTTCGGTGCGGCTCCGGTGTTGATGGCGGGATTGTCCCTGGCGATCGCCGGGCTCGTGTGGTTGTCGTTCGTCGGGCCCGACTCCACCTTCGCTGCAGCGATTCTGGCGCCCTCGATGATCATGGGTGCGGGAATCGGCCTGTCCGTGGTCCCGGCGAACGTCCTGATCGTGGACAACTCGCCCGCAGCCGACGCCGGCGCCGCCTCGGGCCTGATGCAGGCGTTGTTGCAGGTCGGTGGCGCGCTCGGACTCGCCACGCTGATGACCGTGTTCGGCCCACTCCAACGTAGCGATCCGTCCGGAACTGCCACCGGCACAACGATTCTGGTCGGTTCGTCGTTCGCGACGGTCGCCCTGCTCGTGCTCGTGGTCGCCTACCGGCCGCGGCGTGCCGCGGCCGCGTGA
- a CDS encoding L-rhamnose mutarotase, which produces MSDPQRACFVLHLRPERVEDYLEAHTEVWPEMLDALRETGWRNYSLFLRKDDGMVVGYLETDDFATTSAAMEATDVNTRWQAHMSEYFLPAVGGGDGGGGAGGANPDTIRTELLEYFHLD; this is translated from the coding sequence ATGTCCGACCCCCAGCGCGCCTGCTTCGTGCTCCACCTCCGCCCTGAACGCGTCGAGGACTACCTCGAGGCACACACCGAGGTCTGGCCGGAGATGCTCGACGCCCTGCGCGAGACCGGCTGGCGCAACTACTCCCTGTTCCTCCGGAAGGACGACGGCATGGTCGTCGGCTACCTGGAGACCGACGACTTCGCGACGACCAGCGCCGCCATGGAGGCGACCGACGTCAACACCCGCTGGCAGGCGCACATGTCCGAGTACTTCCTCCCCGCTGTGGGCGGCGGCGATGGGGGCGGCGGCGCCGGGGGCGCGAACCCCGACACGATCCGCACCGAACTCCTCGAGTACTTCCACCTCGACTGA
- a CDS encoding SDR family NAD(P)-dependent oxidoreductase, with translation MLGFGKTRGADVGGRIAIVTGGGSGIGAALTRALVTRGAHVTCADIDLPAAQRVTASLSGGPGTARAVQLDVTDAAAVQRVVDEVVAEWGRLDLIFNNAGITWGGPTEMLTPEQWDAIIDVNIRGVVHGVAAAYPVMIEQRRGHIVNTASMAGLVAAGLITSYVMTKHAVVGLSLALRTEAAGRGVNVLAVCPSAVETPILDKGSVGGFVGRSYYLASQGSSTAYDADRLARDTLAAIERNQPLLVVPRRSRITWRVQRLAPGLTNRLAAQFIDRQRAELHPEG, from the coding sequence GTGCTGGGATTCGGGAAGACGCGCGGAGCAGACGTCGGGGGCAGGATCGCGATCGTGACCGGGGGCGGGTCCGGTATCGGGGCCGCGCTCACGCGCGCGCTGGTGACCCGGGGAGCCCACGTCACCTGCGCGGACATCGACCTACCCGCGGCGCAGCGGGTGACGGCCTCGTTGTCCGGTGGGCCGGGCACCGCACGGGCGGTGCAACTGGATGTGACGGATGCCGCCGCTGTGCAGCGGGTGGTCGACGAGGTCGTCGCCGAGTGGGGGCGCCTGGATCTGATATTCAACAACGCCGGGATCACCTGGGGTGGTCCGACCGAGATGCTGACGCCGGAGCAATGGGACGCGATCATCGACGTCAACATCCGGGGCGTCGTGCACGGGGTCGCGGCCGCGTACCCGGTGATGATCGAGCAGCGTCGCGGACACATCGTCAACACGGCGTCGATGGCCGGGCTCGTCGCCGCCGGACTGATCACGAGCTACGTGATGACCAAACATGCGGTCGTGGGGCTGTCGCTCGCACTACGTACCGAGGCCGCGGGCCGCGGGGTGAACGTGCTGGCGGTGTGTCCCTCGGCAGTGGAGACCCCGATCCTGGACAAAGGATCGGTCGGCGGATTCGTCGGTCGCTCTTATTATCTGGCGAGTCAGGGTTCGTCGACCGCGTACGACGCCGACCGCCTCGCCCGGGACACGCTCGCCGCCATCGAGCGGAATCAACCACTGCTGGTCGTCCCGCGTCGATCCCGGATCACCTGGCGCGTCCAGCGATTGGCGCCCGGCCTCACGAATCGGCTTGCCGCGCAATTCATCGATCGGCAACGCGCGGAGTTGCACCCGGAGGGTTAA
- a CDS encoding Bax inhibitor-1/YccA family protein, translating to MRESSNPVMRGVVRDNQSGYAGFGAGMAGAGAAVNQYGQATDPYTQPAPPATRQLTIDDVVTKTAITLGVLTVAAVATYFAISSRATEAAQAALATPLMLVGAIAGLVLVLVASFGRKQDNPAIVLAYAAFEGLFVGAISFVFANWAVAGDTSAGALIGQAVLGTFGVFFGMLFVYKVGAIRVTPRFTRMLFAGMIGVLVLMLGNLVIGLFTGEAGVLRDGGPIAIIFSLVCIALAAFSFLLDFDAADRLIRAGAPDRAAWGVALGLTVTLVWLYVEILRLLTYFNSD from the coding sequence GTGCGAGAAAGCAGCAATCCGGTGATGCGCGGCGTGGTCCGCGACAATCAGTCCGGGTACGCGGGTTTCGGGGCCGGCATGGCCGGCGCCGGCGCCGCGGTCAATCAATACGGTCAGGCCACTGACCCCTACACCCAGCCGGCACCGCCGGCCACCCGTCAGCTCACGATCGACGACGTCGTCACGAAGACCGCCATCACCCTCGGGGTGCTGACGGTGGCTGCCGTGGCCACCTACTTCGCGATCAGCAGCCGCGCCACCGAGGCCGCCCAGGCAGCTCTCGCCACGCCGCTCATGCTGGTCGGTGCCATCGCCGGTCTCGTCCTCGTCCTGGTGGCGAGCTTCGGGCGCAAGCAGGACAACCCGGCCATCGTGCTGGCCTATGCCGCGTTCGAGGGCCTGTTCGTCGGCGCCATCTCGTTCGTCTTCGCGAACTGGGCCGTCGCCGGTGACACCTCGGCCGGAGCCCTGATCGGACAGGCTGTCCTCGGCACCTTCGGCGTGTTCTTCGGCATGCTGTTCGTGTACAAGGTCGGCGCGATCCGCGTGACGCCGCGTTTCACCCGCATGTTGTTCGCCGGCATGATCGGTGTCCTGGTCCTGATGCTCGGCAACCTGGTCATCGGCCTGTTCACCGGCGAGGCCGGGGTGCTCCGCGACGGCGGCCCGATCGCGATCATCTTCTCGCTGGTCTGCATCGCTCTCGCCGCGTTCAGCTTCCTGCTGGACTTCGACGCCGCCGATCGTCTGATCCGCGCCGGCGCACCCGACCGCGCCGCCTGGGGCGTCGCTCTCGGCCTGACCGTCACCCTGGTCTGGCTCTACGTCGAGATCCTGCGCCTGCTGACCTACTTCAACTCCGACTAG
- a CDS encoding MMPL family transporter, which translates to MLVRVTRLVISMPKRVLLGALILLVVCGAYGATAAEHLLAGGYSDPNSGSARAEKVLDETFNRGGVQVVLKLDGPDGVDILRDPTARAVGDDIVADLNRNQYVQDQILSVWANPALDSALVSRDRTSTLIIASLDGGEDSAPAHAEEIEDALAGVRDGITVQVGGQGLVFAQVNEQTAADLLIAEAIAIPITFIVLIFIFGGVLAAAVPVGIGIVSIILTFALLRVIGSVTDVSVFALNLTTALGLALAIDYTLLILTRYREEVEHGLSRPDAIVRTLATAGRTVAFSAVTVALSLSALVLFPQYFLRSFAFAGLGVVVVAAVSALVLTPAVLMLLGDRIDALDARKPLRRLLRLPPARPVEPEDTWWYRLVQWVLRHALPVAAVVTVFLLVLGAPFLSMKLGFPDDRVLPESASAHAIQQEIRDDYEDDLSAAVTVVVRGPVDDATLAAYTRALSTVGDVNSAGSSAGTFVRGAPAAPGSPDDSRGDVHVLQVSTDRDPMSESGIAQLDELRAVPQPTGTETLFSGLAAATDDTVGSIYAHLPWVLGLIAIATFVLLFLFTGSVVLPLKALVLNILSLSATFGAMVWFFQEGHLGGLGTTATGTLSATMPVLLFCVAFGLSMDYEVFLLGRIREEWLRSDRTRAASDHAVALGLARTGRVITAAALLMSIVFAAIAASEVSFMRMFGVGLTLAVLMDATIIRMFLVPAFMRLAGRANWWAPGPLRRLHDRIGLSEEAPEVGHPAEKPAPDTAPTRV; encoded by the coding sequence ATGCTGGTCAGAGTGACACGGCTGGTCATATCCATGCCCAAACGCGTGCTGCTGGGTGCGCTCATCCTGCTGGTGGTGTGCGGTGCGTACGGCGCCACCGCGGCCGAACACCTGCTCGCGGGTGGCTACAGCGACCCGAACTCGGGGTCGGCCCGAGCCGAGAAGGTCCTCGACGAGACGTTCAACCGGGGCGGGGTCCAGGTCGTCCTCAAGCTCGACGGGCCGGACGGCGTCGACATCTTGCGCGACCCGACGGCCCGAGCGGTCGGCGACGACATCGTCGCGGACCTGAACCGCAACCAGTACGTGCAGGACCAGATCCTGTCGGTGTGGGCCAATCCGGCGCTCGACTCCGCGCTGGTCAGTCGCGACCGGACGTCGACATTGATCATCGCGTCGCTCGACGGGGGCGAGGACTCGGCACCGGCCCACGCCGAGGAGATCGAAGACGCCTTGGCCGGTGTCCGGGACGGGATCACCGTGCAGGTCGGTGGCCAGGGACTCGTCTTCGCGCAGGTCAACGAGCAGACCGCCGCGGACCTGCTCATCGCCGAGGCGATCGCGATCCCGATCACGTTCATCGTGTTGATCTTCATCTTCGGCGGGGTGCTCGCCGCGGCTGTCCCCGTCGGCATCGGCATCGTCTCGATCATCCTGACCTTCGCGCTCCTCCGGGTGATCGGATCGGTCACCGACGTCTCCGTGTTCGCACTGAACCTCACCACCGCACTGGGTCTCGCGCTCGCGATCGACTACACGCTGCTGATCCTCACGCGATACCGGGAAGAGGTCGAGCACGGCCTGAGCCGGCCCGACGCGATCGTCCGGACCCTGGCCACGGCCGGGCGGACCGTCGCCTTCTCCGCGGTGACCGTCGCCCTGTCGCTGAGCGCGCTCGTGCTGTTCCCGCAGTACTTCCTGCGGAGCTTCGCGTTCGCGGGCCTCGGCGTCGTGGTCGTGGCCGCGGTGTCGGCGCTCGTCCTGACGCCGGCCGTGCTCATGCTCCTCGGTGATCGCATCGACGCCCTCGACGCTCGGAAGCCACTCCGACGCCTGCTGCGACTGCCGCCGGCTCGGCCCGTCGAACCCGAGGACACCTGGTGGTACCGGCTCGTGCAGTGGGTGCTGCGCCACGCACTGCCGGTCGCCGCGGTCGTGACGGTCTTCCTGCTGGTACTCGGCGCGCCGTTCCTGTCGATGAAGCTGGGGTTCCCCGACGACCGGGTGTTGCCCGAGTCGGCGAGCGCACACGCGATCCAGCAGGAGATCCGCGACGACTACGAGGACGATCTGTCCGCAGCGGTCACCGTCGTCGTGCGCGGGCCCGTGGACGACGCGACCCTGGCCGCCTACACCCGCGCGCTGTCGACGGTCGGCGACGTGAACTCCGCAGGGTCGTCGGCCGGCACCTTCGTCCGGGGTGCACCGGCCGCCCCCGGCAGTCCGGACGACAGCCGCGGCGACGTCCACGTCCTGCAGGTCTCGACCGACCGCGACCCGATGAGTGAGTCGGGGATCGCCCAGCTCGACGAGCTGCGGGCGGTGCCGCAGCCGACGGGGACGGAGACCTTGTTCAGCGGGCTCGCCGCCGCCACCGACGACACCGTCGGGTCGATCTACGCGCATCTGCCGTGGGTGCTCGGCCTGATCGCGATCGCGACGTTCGTGCTGCTGTTCCTGTTCACCGGAAGCGTCGTTCTTCCCCTGAAGGCGCTCGTCCTCAACATCCTGTCGCTGTCGGCGACGTTCGGCGCGATGGTCTGGTTCTTCCAGGAGGGGCACCTCGGCGGACTGGGGACCACCGCCACCGGCACCCTCAGTGCGACCATGCCGGTGCTGCTGTTCTGCGTCGCGTTCGGCTTGTCGATGGATTACGAGGTGTTCCTCCTGGGACGGATTCGCGAGGAGTGGTTGCGATCGGACCGGACCCGCGCGGCCAGCGACCACGCGGTGGCCCTGGGCTTGGCGCGCACCGGGCGGGTCATCACGGCCGCGGCTCTGCTGATGAGCATCGTCTTCGCCGCCATCGCGGCGTCGGAGGTGTCGTTCATGCGGATGTTCGGGGTCGGCCTCACCCTTGCCGTCCTGATGGACGCGACGATCATCCGGATGTTCCTCGTCCCCGCGTTCATGCGCCTGGCCGGGCGGGCGAACTGGTGGGCGCCCGGTCCGCTGAGACGGCTGCACGATCGGATCGGACTGTCCGAGGAAGCCCCGGAGGTCGGGCATCCCGCCGAGAAACCGGCGCCCGACACCGCGCCGACGAGGGTCTGA